In Flammeovirgaceae bacterium 311, one DNA window encodes the following:
- a CDS encoding ketose-bisphosphate aldolase (COG0191 Fructose/tagatose bisphosphate aldolase), translating into MTLQDKLAILGQEGKALLATNFYNFETLSGVLQAAKAAGQPVILQLSESSIHYLGLNVAAAMARAALEAYEVQGWLHLDHGSSVEIAHRCLDAGFDSVMIDASEQSYTENVKTTLEVVKLAERYGASVEAELGYVAKLGQEQSSIYTQPEEASRFVEETGINALAIAIGSAHGFYKETPKLQLELLSRIHEATPAALVLHGSSGIPDDQLREAIRRGISKVNLATETKNMFMKTLQEVLRNNEEIDLRKVFPVATASVVKLITQKLSVVSPA; encoded by the coding sequence ATGACACTTCAGGATAAACTTGCCATACTTGGGCAGGAGGGTAAAGCCCTGCTTGCTACTAATTTCTATAATTTCGAAACACTTTCAGGGGTGCTCCAGGCTGCAAAAGCAGCTGGTCAGCCCGTGATCCTTCAGCTTTCTGAGAGCTCTATTCATTACCTGGGCCTGAATGTTGCTGCCGCAATGGCACGTGCAGCCCTGGAGGCCTACGAGGTGCAGGGATGGCTGCACCTGGATCATGGCAGTTCCGTAGAAATAGCCCATCGCTGTCTCGATGCCGGCTTTGATTCGGTGATGATCGATGCCAGCGAACAATCCTATACCGAAAATGTAAAGACAACGCTGGAAGTGGTTAAGCTGGCCGAGCGATATGGGGCAAGTGTAGAAGCGGAGCTTGGCTATGTGGCAAAGCTGGGGCAGGAGCAATCGAGTATCTATACCCAGCCCGAAGAGGCTAGTCGCTTTGTAGAAGAAACGGGCATTAACGCCCTGGCCATTGCCATTGGATCAGCACATGGTTTTTATAAGGAAACCCCAAAGCTGCAGCTGGAGCTGCTCTCCCGCATACACGAAGCCACACCTGCTGCCCTGGTGCTGCATGGAAGCTCCGGCATACCTGACGACCAGCTACGGGAGGCCATCAGGCGAGGTATTTCAAAAGTAAACCTGGCTACCGAAACCAAGAACATGTTCATGAAAACCCTGCAGGAGGTGTTGCGCAACAACGAAGAAATTGATCTTCGCAAAGTATTTCCTGTTGCCACGGCTTCGGTGGTAAAACTTATTACACAAAAACTTAGTGTTGTATCGCCTGCATGA
- a CDS encoding amidohydrolase (COG2159 Predicted metal-dependent hydrolase of the TIM-barrel fold), whose amino-acid sequence MIRVLAYILAALTGTVGLCQAQTPDALLLKDYRPQSIYKIPVTKITKARYPVIDMHSHAYAQSEEELAHWVGVMDQAGIEKTIILSYSTGAAFDSIYQVYAKWGNRFEVWCGFDYTGYTEPGWSEKAVRELERCYKVGARGVGELGDKGLGELYSKPTKGRGMHIDDARMKPLLAKCGELKMPISIHVAEPMWMYQPMDSTNDGLMNAYVWQIDKSEKGFLDHGALINTLENAVRENPKTTFIACHFANCEADLSVIGRLLSLYPNLYADIAARYAETAPIPRYMQAFYQQHQNKLLYGTDMGMDAEMYQTTFRILESRDEHFYKIDQFNYHWPLHGFGLEPAVLKKLYQSNAAKILKRK is encoded by the coding sequence ATGATTAGGGTACTGGCGTACATACTGGCTGCACTAACAGGTACAGTTGGTTTGTGCCAGGCACAAACTCCAGATGCCTTGTTGCTGAAAGATTATCGGCCGCAGTCCATTTACAAAATACCCGTTACCAAAATCACCAAAGCCAGGTATCCGGTAATCGATATGCATTCCCATGCCTATGCCCAATCTGAGGAGGAGCTTGCCCATTGGGTGGGTGTAATGGATCAGGCAGGTATTGAGAAAACCATTATCCTTAGCTATTCCACCGGAGCAGCCTTTGACTCAATTTACCAGGTGTATGCAAAGTGGGGTAACCGCTTTGAGGTATGGTGTGGCTTTGACTACACCGGCTACACCGAACCGGGCTGGAGCGAAAAGGCTGTGCGGGAACTGGAGCGTTGCTACAAGGTGGGGGCCAGAGGTGTTGGTGAACTGGGCGATAAAGGGCTGGGCGAATTGTACTCAAAACCAACCAAGGGACGGGGCATGCACATAGACGATGCCCGCATGAAGCCCCTGCTGGCAAAATGCGGCGAGCTGAAGATGCCCATCAGCATACACGTAGCTGAACCCATGTGGATGTACCAGCCCATGGATTCTACCAATGACGGCCTGATGAATGCTTATGTCTGGCAGATTGATAAAAGTGAGAAAGGTTTCCTGGATCATGGAGCCCTTATCAACACCCTGGAAAATGCCGTGCGTGAGAATCCAAAAACTACTTTCATTGCCTGCCATTTTGCCAACTGCGAAGCCGACCTCTCGGTGATTGGCCGCCTCCTGAGCCTCTATCCCAACCTGTATGCCGATATAGCTGCCCGTTATGCCGAAACAGCTCCAATACCCCGCTACATGCAGGCGTTTTATCAGCAGCACCAGAACAAACTGCTCTATGGTACCGACATGGGCATGGATGCCGAGATGTACCAAACCACCTTTCGCATTCTGGAAAGCAGGGATGAGCATTTTTACAAAATTGATCAATTTAATTACCACTGGCCTCTGCATGGCTTTGGCCTGGAGCCGGCGGTGCTGAAAAAGCTGTACCAAAGCAATGCGGCCAAAATCCTGAAAAGAAAGTAA
- a CDS encoding glycoside hydrolase clan GH-D (COG3345 Alpha-galactosidase) encodes MLILSACVGQEAVVQPKEVVIQHGKLVLQVTDELHTRVSSTRQGMGPFMEAAMPSEYLITENFTAQDFKLNHSSTQPIADSVGAGQQWTLKGSSKQGEASLEKIVTVRAYDSLPDMVVMQVAYINRSPEAIQVNKWVNHHYSVLPHQDTTLFWSFQGGSTSHRKDWIQALQPGFSQKNYMGMNSSDYGGGIPVTDLWRPDGGIAIGHAELLPRLVSLPVDIDKEETAASINIEFDYEEPVQLGAGDTLKTYETFVMVHEGDYYNGLQAYGALLRAKGLEFVESEEAAYESSWCAWGYMRDFTLDEILGTLPKVKELGIQWVTIDDGFQLAEGDWQVNRLKFPRGDVQMKALVDTIHSYGLKAMLWWAPLAADPHSKLLQEHPDMKLLAADGTPQDITWWDSYYMSPAYDKTIQHTEEVVNLFMKHWGFDGLKMDGQHLNAVAPDYNPEHGLAYPEESVEKLPVFFKNIYEQARSIKPNAVIQNCPCGTCMSVFNMPYMNQAVASDPLSSWQIRHKGKTYKALIGKTAYFGDHVELSDGRNDFASSFGIGAVLGTKFTWPRENPTVTEDNLLTPEREKIWKKWFDLYHEKMLSKETYLGGLYDIGWELPETHVVQKGDTLHYAFYNKHWDGTVRLKGLQDNQQYRVRDYVNGVDLGVVKGPVAELPVSFTKNLLIEVYPEN; translated from the coding sequence ATGCTGATCCTTTCTGCCTGTGTAGGGCAGGAAGCAGTAGTTCAGCCCAAAGAAGTAGTAATTCAGCATGGAAAGCTGGTTCTGCAGGTAACAGATGAGCTCCACACAAGGGTTTCTTCCACCCGCCAGGGAATGGGGCCATTCATGGAGGCCGCCATGCCATCAGAATATCTGATCACAGAAAATTTTACGGCGCAGGATTTTAAACTGAACCATTCCAGCACGCAACCTATTGCCGATTCTGTGGGTGCCGGCCAGCAATGGACGCTGAAAGGTAGCAGTAAGCAGGGAGAGGCAAGCCTTGAAAAGATCGTGACGGTACGGGCCTATGACAGCTTGCCCGATATGGTAGTGATGCAGGTAGCTTATATTAATCGTTCACCCGAAGCCATTCAGGTAAACAAGTGGGTGAACCATCATTACAGCGTTTTGCCGCATCAGGATACAACCCTGTTCTGGTCCTTTCAGGGAGGCTCTACCAGCCACCGCAAAGACTGGATACAGGCCCTGCAGCCGGGATTCAGCCAAAAGAATTATATGGGGATGAACAGCTCCGATTATGGTGGAGGTATTCCCGTAACAGACCTCTGGCGGCCCGATGGGGGCATTGCCATTGGTCATGCTGAGCTGTTGCCGAGATTGGTTTCTCTTCCCGTGGATATTGATAAGGAGGAGACAGCAGCCAGCATCAACATAGAATTTGATTATGAGGAGCCTGTGCAGCTTGGGGCTGGAGATACGCTGAAAACCTATGAAACCTTTGTGATGGTTCACGAGGGTGATTACTATAATGGTCTGCAGGCTTATGGAGCTCTGCTGCGGGCCAAGGGTTTAGAGTTTGTTGAGTCCGAAGAAGCCGCCTATGAATCTTCCTGGTGTGCCTGGGGCTATATGCGTGACTTTACACTGGATGAAATCCTCGGTACCCTGCCAAAGGTGAAAGAGCTGGGTATCCAATGGGTAACCATCGATGATGGTTTTCAGCTGGCAGAAGGAGACTGGCAGGTAAACCGGCTAAAATTTCCACGAGGCGATGTCCAAATGAAAGCCCTGGTAGACACGATCCATTCCTATGGGTTGAAGGCAATGCTCTGGTGGGCGCCCCTGGCTGCAGATCCTCACAGCAAGCTTTTGCAGGAGCATCCGGATATGAAATTGCTTGCAGCAGACGGAACGCCACAGGATATTACCTGGTGGGATTCTTATTACATGTCGCCGGCCTATGATAAAACCATTCAGCATACCGAAGAGGTTGTAAACCTGTTTATGAAGCATTGGGGCTTCGATGGGCTAAAGATGGATGGCCAGCATCTGAATGCCGTTGCACCAGACTATAATCCTGAGCACGGTCTGGCTTATCCGGAAGAGTCTGTGGAAAAACTTCCCGTCTTCTTCAAAAATATTTACGAACAGGCAAGGAGCATCAAGCCCAATGCCGTGATTCAGAACTGCCCCTGCGGCACCTGCATGTCGGTATTCAACATGCCTTACATGAACCAGGCAGTTGCTTCCGATCCGCTTTCCAGCTGGCAGATCAGGCATAAAGGAAAAACATACAAAGCGCTGATAGGAAAAACTGCATACTTTGGCGATCATGTAGAGCTGAGCGATGGGCGCAACGACTTTGCAAGCTCCTTTGGTATTGGGGCGGTACTGGGTACTAAATTTACCTGGCCCCGCGAAAATCCAACGGTTACAGAAGATAACCTGCTAACGCCGGAACGGGAGAAAATCTGGAAAAAGTGGTTTGACCTTTACCATGAGAAGATGCTTTCGAAGGAAACTTACCTGGGTGGCTTATATGACATTGGCTGGGAGCTGCCCGAAACCCACGTTGTTCAGAAAGGCGATACCCTCCATTATGCTTTCTACAATAAACACTGGGATGGAACTGTGCGCCTGAAGGGCCTGCAGGATAACCAGCAATACCGGGTTCGGGATTATGTGAATGGAGTAGACCTGGGTGTGGTAAAAGGCCCGGTGGCAGAACTGCCGGTATCCTTTACAAAAAACCTGCTGATTGAAGTTTATCCTGAAAATTAG
- a CDS encoding glucose/galactose transporter (COG0738 Fucose permease), with the protein MSPILIIGALFFIFGFITWLNSVLIPYLKIACELNNLESYLVAFAFYIAYLVMAIPSGWVLNFSGYKKGMSLGLVVIAVGAIIFIPAALTRQYLVFLVGLFVQGTGLALLQTASNPYITIIGPRESAAKRISIMGICNKFAGALAPIVLGAVALSNVDHLVDAEGFTSASASAQELDALAARVVVPYIIIAAALLVLALLVYFSSLPEVDTDKEEEGVVQSATSRKSVLQFPHLLLGAITLFLYVGVEVLAGDSIISYGGSQGISLETAKFFTTATLVAMIVGYIIGIICIPKYLSQEKALLYSGGLGTILSFVVIFTDGYVSVSALALLGLANALVWPAIWPMALNGLGRFTKAGSSLLIMGIAGGALIPLLYGQLADMFSARDAYWILVPCYLFILYYALSGHKAGSPNSTPKR; encoded by the coding sequence ATGAGTCCGATCCTGATCATTGGAGCCTTATTTTTCATTTTCGGATTTATCACCTGGTTAAACTCAGTGTTGATCCCCTACCTGAAGATTGCCTGTGAACTAAATAATCTTGAATCTTATTTAGTAGCCTTTGCTTTTTACATTGCCTACCTGGTGATGGCGATACCCTCTGGCTGGGTGCTTAATTTTTCCGGCTATAAAAAAGGGATGTCATTAGGCTTGGTAGTAATAGCGGTGGGCGCTATTATTTTTATACCGGCGGCACTTACACGGCAGTACCTGGTTTTCCTGGTGGGCCTGTTTGTACAGGGCACCGGGCTGGCACTGCTGCAAACCGCCTCAAATCCCTACATCACAATTATAGGCCCGCGCGAAAGCGCTGCAAAGCGGATCAGCATCATGGGAATCTGCAATAAGTTTGCAGGTGCTCTTGCTCCTATTGTACTGGGCGCTGTTGCGCTCAGCAATGTAGATCATCTTGTAGATGCGGAAGGCTTTACCAGTGCAAGTGCGAGTGCCCAGGAGCTGGATGCCCTGGCTGCCAGGGTAGTTGTACCATACATTATCATTGCTGCTGCTCTGTTGGTACTGGCGCTGCTTGTTTATTTCTCCAGCCTGCCAGAAGTGGATACAGATAAGGAAGAAGAAGGCGTTGTTCAGTCAGCGACAAGCCGGAAAAGTGTACTTCAGTTTCCTCATTTGCTGTTGGGAGCAATAACCCTCTTTTTATACGTTGGCGTGGAGGTACTTGCAGGCGATTCGATCATCAGTTACGGGGGCTCGCAGGGTATCTCTCTTGAAACAGCAAAGTTCTTTACCACTGCAACACTGGTGGCCATGATTGTGGGTTATATTATAGGTATTATCTGCATTCCTAAATATTTAAGCCAGGAAAAAGCATTACTGTACTCCGGTGGTCTTGGCACCATTCTCTCCTTTGTAGTAATCTTCACAGATGGTTACGTCTCTGTTTCGGCCCTTGCTTTACTTGGTTTAGCTAATGCCCTGGTGTGGCCTGCTATCTGGCCTATGGCACTCAATGGTCTGGGCCGTTTTACAAAGGCAGGTTCCTCACTCCTCATCATGGGGATTGCAGGCGGAGCACTTATCCCTTTGCTGTATGGCCAGCTGGCGGATATGTTTTCTGCAAGAGACGCTTACTGGATACTGGTGCCTTGCTACCTGTTCATTCTGTATTATGCGTTGTCAGGACATAAAGCAGGCAGCCCCAACAGTACCCCTAAGCGCTGA
- a CDS encoding putative alpha-glucosidase II (COG1501 Alpha-glucosidases, family 31 of glycosyl hydrolases), with amino-acid sequence MKITKTIVVLLALLWSASVQAQVRSSVKVLQNENWWVGIVFNGHLMPLTETFTFDMARDATPNQLQPLLVSDRGRYIFSESPVKFTFRNDSLLFEGDKKLSARNAGSTLREAYLKASGEHFAFNGKYPHEELFKKPQYNTWIELGINQNQKGIIQYAQTMLDNGMPPGVLMIDDTWQQDYGVWNFDKNVFPDASAMMDTLHAMGFKVMLWICPFVSPDSREYRLLEREGGLLLEQDSDRPKMVRWWNGVSAVLDLSHPNAVKWFKAQLDRLQQQYGADGFKFDAGDTYFYFNSRSYGNISVNEHCRLFNEIGLDYPLNEYRAAWKMGGAPLAHRLQDKGHNWEDLQLLIPHIVLQGLMGYPYNCPDMIGGGEMGSFLKTETIDQELVVRSTQCHVFTPMMQFSVNPFRILDEAHASAVKEAVALRQKFVPVIMELVENASKTGEPVVRSMEYVFPHQGYAAVTNQFLLGDKYLIAPVLEKNALTRKVLLPKGKWKDANGKVWNGGREVAVKVNLSSIPYFEKL; translated from the coding sequence ATGAAAATAACTAAAACAATTGTTGTTCTGCTTGCCCTGCTGTGGTCTGCAAGTGTGCAGGCACAGGTACGATCTTCCGTGAAGGTGCTACAAAACGAAAACTGGTGGGTGGGTATCGTTTTTAACGGCCACCTCATGCCCTTAACAGAAACCTTTACTTTCGATATGGCCAGGGACGCAACCCCTAATCAGCTTCAGCCCTTACTGGTATCTGATAGAGGCCGGTACATCTTTTCAGAATCACCTGTAAAATTCACTTTCCGAAACGATAGCCTCTTATTCGAAGGAGATAAGAAACTGTCAGCCAGGAATGCCGGAAGCACCCTAAGAGAAGCATATCTGAAAGCTTCAGGCGAACATTTTGCCTTCAATGGCAAATATCCCCACGAGGAGCTATTTAAAAAGCCACAGTACAATACCTGGATTGAGCTTGGCATTAACCAAAACCAGAAAGGAATTATTCAGTATGCCCAAACCATGCTTGACAACGGCATGCCACCCGGTGTATTGATGATAGATGACACCTGGCAGCAGGATTACGGGGTCTGGAACTTTGATAAAAATGTTTTCCCCGATGCCAGCGCCATGATGGACACCCTCCATGCCATGGGTTTTAAGGTAATGCTATGGATCTGCCCCTTTGTCAGCCCCGATTCCAGAGAGTACCGGCTGCTGGAAAGGGAAGGAGGCCTTTTGCTGGAGCAGGATAGTGACAGGCCTAAAATGGTTCGTTGGTGGAATGGGGTAAGTGCGGTGCTGGATCTGAGCCATCCCAATGCGGTAAAATGGTTTAAGGCGCAGCTCGACAGGCTGCAGCAGCAATATGGAGCAGATGGCTTTAAGTTTGATGCTGGAGATACCTATTTCTATTTCAACTCAAGGTCTTACGGCAACATTTCAGTGAATGAGCATTGCCGTTTGTTCAACGAAATAGGCCTGGATTACCCCCTGAATGAGTATCGTGCTGCATGGAAAATGGGAGGAGCACCTTTGGCGCACAGGCTGCAGGATAAAGGCCATAACTGGGAAGACCTGCAGTTACTGATTCCGCATATTGTACTGCAGGGGTTAATGGGTTACCCTTACAACTGCCCGGATATGATAGGCGGCGGAGAAATGGGATCTTTCCTGAAAACAGAAACCATCGATCAGGAGCTGGTGGTGCGTTCCACCCAATGCCATGTGTTTACGCCCATGATGCAGTTTTCTGTAAATCCTTTCCGGATTCTGGACGAGGCACATGCCAGTGCTGTGAAAGAAGCTGTTGCTTTACGTCAGAAGTTTGTTCCTGTTATTATGGAATTGGTAGAAAATGCATCGAAGACAGGGGAGCCTGTGGTACGGTCTATGGAATACGTTTTCCCCCACCAGGGTTATGCTGCTGTTACTAATCAGTTTCTGTTGGGAGATAAGTATCTTATTGCTCCTGTTCTGGAGAAAAATGCTTTGACCCGAAAAGTATTATTACCGAAAGGAAAATGGAAAGATGCAAATGGGAAAGTATGGAATGGCGGAAGGGAAGTGGCCGTTAAAGTAAATTTATCGTCAATTCCATATTTTGAAAAACTATAG